In Trueperella pecoris, the DNA window CGACTCGGACCGCCACGGCATTGTCACCCCCGATGCGGGACTCATGAATCCCAACCACTACCTGGCCGTCGCCATCAACTACCTGTTCAACAACCGCCCCGAATGGGGGCCGACGGTGGGCGTGGGCAAGACGCTCGTTTCTTCGTCGTTGATTGACCGTGTTGTTGCCGGCATGGGCCGGCCCATGGTTGAGGTTCCGGTGGGCTTCAAGTGGTTCGTTCCTGGCCTGGTCAGCGGCACGCTCGGCTTCGGAGGTGAGGAGTCGGCGGGTGCGTCATTCCTGCGCAAGAACGGGACCGTGTGGACCACCGACAAGGACGGCCTCATCATGGACCTGCTGGCATCGGAGATTTTGGCTGTGACAGGCAAGTCGCCGTCGCAGCTCCACCGCGAGCTGACCGCCGAATACGGCGATTCGGCCTACGCCCGTATCGATGCGGCGGCCACCAAGGCCGAGAAAGCGAAGCTGAAGAAGCTCGCCCCGCAAGACGTCACCGCCACAACCCTGGCCGGCGAGGAGATCACCTCCCGTCTGGTCGAAGCGCCGGGCAATGGCGCTGCGATCGGCGGACTGAAGGTCACCACGAAGAACGCGTGGTTCGCGGCCCGCCCGTCGGGCACAGAGGACGTCTACAAGATCTACGCCGAGTCTTTCTTGGGGGCCGAGCACCTGGCAAAAGTCCAGGCCGAGGCCAAGGACGTGGTGAGCGCGGCGCTGGCATAGCCTCGACGAGTTGGTCAGGTCCGTCGGCCTAGCGGCGCACTTCTCGCCGCTCGTGTTTGCCCCACGTCGGTCTCTAGACGATCGGCATCGCCACCAGGCGCTCTCCCATCCGGGCCACGTCCACGTCCACACCAAAAATCTCACCGAGGATCTCCTCTCGCATCACCACGCCTGGCGCTCCCACGCGAGCGATCCTGCCGTCCTTCATCGCCACCATCGTGTCAGCATAGGCCGCGGCCGTGTTGACGTCATGGATGACGATGACCACCGAAATTCCGCGCTCGTCGCACACGCGCCGCAGGTGGCGCATCATGTCGCGGGCGGTACATATTCTCCCACCAAGACAGGCTTCGTGTTGGCCAAGGGCATCTGGAAAGCAATCCTAAAACAGTACAGCGCTTTCGCGGTTTTACACGACATCAACCGGGATATCCGTTACGCCTCCCATCTCGCCATCATGCACGTAGAAAGGATCATGCGCGAAGGCGCAACTCGCAATGTCCTGGGTGACGAGCTAACAAACAGTCTCTTTGGGATCAACGTGGTTAACGAACAGATTGTTCATAGCGCTACACCGGCTGCAATCATTCTCCACCCTCTTCGGCGAAGAGGAGATGCCCCTAATCAGCCCTCGATCCGCGGACTGCCTTCTTGCACTCAGCGACCCACGAACCGCTCAGCCACACCAGGCTTCACTCCACTCCCGCCCTCTTACAGTCTTGGGGATACACCAGCCTTCGACTGTGTGACAACATCAAGCGAGCCAGAAACGGGTGCCTTAAGCTTATCTCGCAGCCCAGGCGTTTGTCAGACGCGCAGGTAGTGACACCGAAGAGACCTTGAGGGCGACACCACACCATTCCCTGCACACCTACGGCACCATAAAAATGGAGGGTGTACCCTTTCGGACGCCGAAAAACCGCATGACACCACATACAAACGCGAAATCTTTGTGATATCGTAGATGACATAGTCGATTACATATCCCAATGGAGGGCTATTATGTCTACACAAATACCCGCAACGATGCGGGCAGCAGTTCTTCGCGATCCGAAGATCGGCCTACAAACTGAAACAATCAAGACTCCCCAGCCACGTGACGGAGAAGTTCTCATCAAAGTCGCTGCATGCGGCATGTGCCATTCTGATCTCCATGTTATCGGCGGCAAGATTGCCTTTCCAGTTCCATGTGTCCTCGGGCACGAGGTAACCGGTGAGATTGTGCAGGTTGGGCCCGGAAACCAACATACAGGCCTGGAAGTCGGCCAACACGTTGCCGGCGCCTTCCTCATGCCCTGCGGCCAGTGCGAGTTCTGCGCCGAGGGACGCGACGACCTGTGCGCGCCATTCTTCGATATGAACCGTCTCAAGGGGCAACTCTACGACGGCGAAACTCGACTCTTCGGCGTCGACGGCGAAACTATCGCCATGTATTCCATGGGCGGACTGGCTGAATACTGCGTCATTCCATCAACGTCCGTTGCCGTACTAGACGATTCGATGGACATGGTCGCGGGATCAATCCTCGGTTGCGCGGCGCTGACCGGGTATGGCGCTGTCAGACGCGGCGCCAATCTTCAATACGGGGAAACCGTCGCGGTAGTCGCGACGGGTGGTATTGGCTCGAACATCATCCAGGTGGCAAAGTCATTTGGCGCGGCAAAAATCATCGCGGTTGACGTGGCCGACGACAAGCTCGAAGCCGCCCGCGCGCTCGGCGCCACCCACACCGTCAACTCGACAACAGAGAACGTGCGTGCGGCAGTATTTGCGATCACCGACGGCCGCGGTGTTGACGTCGCATTCGAAGCACTCGGCCGGCCCGAAACTTGGGCCAGCGCGCTCGACTGCCTGCGCGATGGTGGACGTATGGTCCCGATTGGTCTGGGCGCGGGCACACAAAGTGCGGCCGTTGAGATCAATAGGACTGTGCGCCGATCACAATCGATTCTTGGATCGTACGGCGCCCGCACCCGCCAGGACCTTCCCACGGTCATCAAGATGGCAGCCGAGGGGAACATCGACTATCGAAGCATCGTGACACGGAAGTTCCCTCTCGATGCGGCGGGCAAAGGCTATACACTACTTGCCGCCGGAAAGATCCAGGGGCGCGCCGTTGTAGATATGTCACTCTAAGGTCATGCCGTCAACGATTTGCGTGTGACGCGCTCATCATCAGCAGGTCGCATATAAAACTACCGCATTTGTTTGGCATTTGTTATAGACAAGATGCTCAACAAACCTTACAATTGTGGTGAGTTTGAGAGTTGTACCACTAGGTGTATATGGTAGCCGCCAACGATGGCGACAAATTGATGCACCCCCGAGACACCTCCTCAAACAAAATCTCATCAAAAGTCACTTCGTGACATTGATTGCAACGATGCAATCAATTCTCGCGATTGCCATTAAGGAGAACCGATGGAACATCATCGCAACGCTTCCATCCAGCAGATAACCAAGGATGACCTTGGCCGCATGGTCAAGGAAACCCCGGCATCCGGAAAACCCCGTGGAATCATTACGATCGCCGCTGTTGCAACACTTGGCTCGTTGCTGTTCGGCTACGACACAGGCGTCATTTCCGGCGCGCTACCCTACATGCATATGCCCATCGGTGCTGGTGGCCTTGGCCTCACGGCAGCAGAGGAAGGTGCAATTGGAGGCGTCCTTACCATCGGCGCAGCATTCGGTGCTCTGTTTGGTGGACGTCTTTCTGACCGGTACGGACGTCGTCACAATATCATCATGCTGGCGATCCTGTTCTTTATCGGAGCCATTGGCAACACCTTCGCACCAAATGTGTGGGTTATGTACCCCTTCCGACTAATTCTCGGACTGGCAGTCGGTGGCGCTTCGGCCACTGTCCCGGTCTATCTTGCCGAGACTGCTCCCAAACGAATCCGCGGCACAATCGTCGCTCTTGACCAGCTGATGATTGTCACCGGGCAACTGCTCGCGTTCGCGATGAACGCGGGAATCAATGCGGCACACGGCGGCCCGCAGCTAACCGTAACCGCCGACCCAACTGGCCAGATTGCCGCCGGCGCATACACATGGGATTCGCTCCAAAAGGCAATCGAGCAGGCCGTGCATTCAACGGACATGAATGTGATACGCGACTTTGCTATGCAGCTATCCATCCAAGAAGGCTCTGGAAACGGCTCTGCCTGGCGCTGGATGATCGTCCTATGCTCTATCCCCGCATTGCTCCTGTGGCTGGGCATGCATTTCATGCCCGAGTCCTCTCGCTGGCACGTTCTGCGTAACGACGTGTACGAAGCAATTGGCACGCTCAAGATCGTCCGCGCAGACGAACCGGAGAGCTCGGTAACGGACGAGCTTTATGAGATGGTCGACAGCCGAAAGAAGGATCTTGCAAAACCCCAGACAAAGGGCCTTCGCGAAGTCTGGCAAGTGCCCTGGCTACGCAAACTTCTCCTCGTCGGTATTTTCCTCGCTATCGTCAACCAGACTACCGGTGTCAACACCGTTATGTACTACGCCCCCAAGGTCCTCGGATACGCCGGCATGGGAACTTCTGCGGCGATTAGTGCCCAAGTGGCAAACGGTGTCATGTCCGTTATCGGGGCCGCTTTTGGCCTTGTCCTCATCACAAAGTTCACCCGCCGCCAGATCCTTATTTGGGATGTCAGCCTCGTGGGAATTTCGCTCCTGAGCATCGCGGCAATCTTCCATTTCGAGATTGTTCCGCACATGGTCGCAGGCGGCACACCCTCCCCATGGGCAGCATACGCGATCCTCGCAATCATGGGATTCTTCATGCTCGTCGTCCAGTCCTCCAACGGAACCGTGGTGTGGACGATGCTTGGCGAAATGTTCCCCGCATCGGTGCGCGGCGTCATGAATGGAACCGCGATCTTCTGTATGTGGATTGCTAATGCCCTGATCACATGGACATTCCCCGTCATGATGAACAACTTCGGCGGCGCGCTGACATACACGCTCTACGGCGTCATGAATCTCCTCATCGCAGTGATTCTGTGGAAGATCATGCCCGAGACGTCGAAGAAGTCTCTCGAGGAAATCGAGATCTACATGGAAGATCGTTACTCCAAGTAGTTTGCCAACTAGAAGGTGCTGCATCAAAAGCCCTGTTGAGAGTGGGGGTTGATTCCAGTTTTCTGGGGTCGACTCCCACTTTTTCAGTCCCCTCAGGATGGTGTTTTCCCTGGCGTATCAACGTTTTCGGGTGAAATCGGGGGTGTAAGGAGCGAGTAATGGAGAAACGTTTCCGACCAGTTTTCCAGCATCAACCCATGCTGCTTCCCCTGATATCGAACAGTGGAGTCCTTAGGTTCTTAAGGCCAAGTGACTTAAGTGTTGTCCAAAGAAGGCCTGCCTGTGGGTGGGGAGAATGGATGAATGGCGGCGAAAATCAGTAAGCATACTCCTGAGCAGATTGTTCACAAGCTTGACAAAGAACGGGAGTTGAATGAATCAGGGTCCATTTTCCGTCGCCAGCTCAAGGATCCGCTTTAAGCCACACTCATCCCTTTGGTGACCGCTGGATCACTCAAGGGGTTCATACGATGAGCTTCCAGACGAGCGTAAGTGATCCATTTCTACAGTGAGGAGCGAGAGATTCCTAGATCAGTGCAACTTGCCTGCGGCTCATCCGCGACTCAGCAAGGGCGACCGTGTCAGCTCTAAAAGGCTCGTTATAAATCTCTGGCTTGGTCAGCATCCTTCCTTACCCCACACTCGCAAAGCAGCCTCGGCGTCAACCAAACCTTCAGCAGTCCTGGGTGCCTGGAAGCCTCAACAAACTTCCAGGCACCCCAAACATGGCTAGTGATACAGCCACTTCTTTGCGCTTATTTACTTTTGCACTCGAGCGTATAGATCAGCGAATGCGAAGACGGGAACCAATAAAGCTGCCCCCACTCCCGACAGGAACACTACTACGGGAACTGATGTAACGACGCCGAGCACGATCGACACAAGGAATAACACCAGAGCGATTGTGGCTGGGGCCACGTTGAGTGCGACCCCTTCAGCACTTGGCGATTCCACTAGCTCACGTTTGAATAGTACATTGATGTGCTCAGTTACGGGACTCTTAGTTTCGATTATGCTCATGCGTTTCCTCTTTCTTCCGAACGCCTCGGCTTTTGTTTCTCTGTTCTTCGGCCCTACTCTAGAGGAAATTTATGACATATTACAAAGAATTTCAGTGATTGTTTGGTTACACCCTCAACTTTGACAGTATATGTATGCGAGGAGTAGAAAAGTGCCCTCCGGTGATCGCACCGGAGGGCACCCTTCATATTGTGTTCTCTAAGCAAGCGCCTTTAGTGCCTCGAACGACGCACGCGCATCGATGATCGGCCCGGCCCCCGGCTCCGGCTCGCCGTCGATCATGATGTCCTGCTCAAGCACCCAGTAGCCGTCAAACCCGACCTTATCGAGCTCCTCAACGACAGCAGCAAAATCAATGTCGCCCTGACCGATCGGCGCAAACATTCCGGCCTTCACGCCCTCGCCCCAGGCGATCTCTCCCGTCAACAGCTTGTTCGTCATATCCTCATGGATATCCTTGGCATGAACAATCTTCACCCGATCGGCATACTTCTTCACTAGCTCCACAACGTCGGCGCCGCCGCACGCTAGGTGTCCTGTATCGAGGCACAGGCCGACGGAGGAATTATCGAGCACACGCTCAACCTCATCGATGTTTTGCACCATCGTTCCCCAGTGCGGATGCAACGACGCCGTCACGCCACGAGCGGCCGCAACTTCCGTAATCCGAGAAAGGTTAGTAAATAAGGTATCCCAGCCCACCTCGTCGAGGACGGGACGCGAGTCGTAGCCATCCTGACCCGAATCGGCTGCGAGGATAAGGTTCGTGCCACCGGCGACTTCGAAGGCGTCAAGCTCCGCATTTACCGCAGGGATCGGATCGACCTCCGGATCGTGCATAATTGCTAGGAAGAACGAGCCCACCGGCTCAAGGCCGTAGCCCGAGACCGCTTTCGCGCGCGCTTCCGGCTCAACCGGTAGCCAGCCTTGCGGACCGAACTCCGTAGCGGTCAGCCCCATCTCCCTCATCTCTGTCAATACCCGCTCCGGAGAGAGCTGGTAGCCCCAGTTTGGTACTTCACATACGCCCCAGCTGATGGGCGCTCCCGCGATCTTCATGAAAGTCTCCTTTGATTTTCTTCTGTGATTGATCGATTGTGGTTCTAGAGAACTAGAGAGTAACGACTTTTCCAGTCCGTGCTGACAGCTCCGCCGCCTCAGCGATGGCCAACGCCTTGGCGCCGTCATCGATGGAGGTTGACGGAGAGCGCATTTCCTTAATCGCGGCAAAGAATTCCCCGAGCTCGCGCGCGTAGGCCTCCTCGTAGCGCTCGAGGAAGAAATCGAGATACACAGACTTGGCATCCGTGTACTGCCCATTGGACACGCGGATCTGATCGGCACGCAGATTTTCTCCATTCAAGGTCGCCTTATCACCAAATATCTCTAGGCGCTGGTCGTATCCCGAGGAGCAATGTCGCGAGTTGGTGATTGTCGCCGTCTTGCCTTCGGCGTTCGTCAGGGTGATGACGGCTGCATCAAAATCGCCCGTATCAACAAGATCCGGGTCAAGATTCTGGCCAACCGCAAAAACTGAAACGATGTCGCCCAAGAAGAAGCGCGCGGTGTCGAAATCGTGAATCGTCATGTCCTTAAAGATTCCACCCGATACCTCGATGTACTCCTTCGGAGGAGCGGCGGGATCGCGCGAGATGATCGTCACCTGCTCAACGTTTCCGACCGCGCCCTCCGCGACGAGCTGGTGCATCTTCGCAAACGTCGGGTCAAAACGTCGGTTGAACCCGAGCATCGTCGTATGCTCGACACCCTTGAGCTCCTCGATCAGTTTCTCCACTGTTTCAGTTTCCATCGCCACTGGCTTCTCGCACAGGGCAGGCTTGCCGGCCTTAGCGGCCTTAAGAATATGGTCCACGTGCATCGGCGTGGGCGAACAGATAATTACCGCATCTACCTCGTCGTCCGCAAACACCTCATCTGGATCGAGGCAGTAGCGTACCCCATACTTTTCCGCCAAAGCAGTAACAGCGGGCTCATAGGGATCTCCCACAAGCACAAGTTCTGCTT includes these proteins:
- a CDS encoding zinc-binding dehydrogenase; the encoded protein is MSTQIPATMRAAVLRDPKIGLQTETIKTPQPRDGEVLIKVAACGMCHSDLHVIGGKIAFPVPCVLGHEVTGEIVQVGPGNQHTGLEVGQHVAGAFLMPCGQCEFCAEGRDDLCAPFFDMNRLKGQLYDGETRLFGVDGETIAMYSMGGLAEYCVIPSTSVAVLDDSMDMVAGSILGCAALTGYGAVRRGANLQYGETVAVVATGGIGSNIIQVAKSFGAAKIIAVDVADDKLEAARALGATHTVNSTTENVRAAVFAITDGRGVDVAFEALGRPETWASALDCLRDGGRMVPIGLGAGTQSAAVEINRTVRRSQSILGSYGARTRQDLPTVIKMAAEGNIDYRSIVTRKFPLDAAGKGYTLLAAGKIQGRAVVDMSL
- a CDS encoding MFS transporter, which codes for MEHHRNASIQQITKDDLGRMVKETPASGKPRGIITIAAVATLGSLLFGYDTGVISGALPYMHMPIGAGGLGLTAAEEGAIGGVLTIGAAFGALFGGRLSDRYGRRHNIIMLAILFFIGAIGNTFAPNVWVMYPFRLILGLAVGGASATVPVYLAETAPKRIRGTIVALDQLMIVTGQLLAFAMNAGINAAHGGPQLTVTADPTGQIAAGAYTWDSLQKAIEQAVHSTDMNVIRDFAMQLSIQEGSGNGSAWRWMIVLCSIPALLLWLGMHFMPESSRWHVLRNDVYEAIGTLKIVRADEPESSVTDELYEMVDSRKKDLAKPQTKGLREVWQVPWLRKLLLVGIFLAIVNQTTGVNTVMYYAPKVLGYAGMGTSAAISAQVANGVMSVIGAAFGLVLITKFTRRQILIWDVSLVGISLLSIAAIFHFEIVPHMVAGGTPSPWAAYAILAIMGFFMLVVQSSNGTVVWTMLGEMFPASVRGVMNGTAIFCMWIANALITWTFPVMMNNFGGALTYTLYGVMNLLIAVILWKIMPETSKKSLEEIEIYMEDRYSK
- a CDS encoding sugar phosphate isomerase/epimerase family protein → MKIAGAPISWGVCEVPNWGYQLSPERVLTEMREMGLTATEFGPQGWLPVEPEARAKAVSGYGLEPVGSFFLAIMHDPEVDPIPAVNAELDAFEVAGGTNLILAADSGQDGYDSRPVLDEVGWDTLFTNLSRITEVAAARGVTASLHPHWGTMVQNIDEVERVLDNSSVGLCLDTGHLACGGADVVELVKKYADRVKIVHAKDIHEDMTNKLLTGEIAWGEGVKAGMFAPIGQGDIDFAAVVEELDKVGFDGYWVLEQDIMIDGEPEPGAGPIIDARASFEALKALA
- the iolG gene encoding inositol 2-dehydrogenase; protein product: MIRIGLVGAGRIAQVHARTIAAHPEAELVLVGDPYEPAVTALAEKYGVRYCLDPDEVFADDEVDAVIICSPTPMHVDHILKAAKAGKPALCEKPVAMETETVEKLIEELKGVEHTTMLGFNRRFDPTFAKMHQLVAEGAVGNVEQVTIISRDPAAPPKEYIEVSGGIFKDMTIHDFDTARFFLGDIVSVFAVGQNLDPDLVDTGDFDAAVITLTNAEGKTATITNSRHCSSGYDQRLEIFGDKATLNGENLRADQIRVSNGQYTDAKSVYLDFFLERYEEAYARELGEFFAAIKEMRSPSTSIDDGAKALAIAEAAELSARTGKVVTL